A single window of Novipirellula galeiformis DNA harbors:
- a CDS encoding M14-type cytosolic carboxypeptidase: MCKLKSLIAVGMITLLSNSVSADSPNDATATFAIETRFSGGSATVIKLDSSSASVRIMPAGDPVRGWPAWWCFRAIGLREGQPLKVTVVGSTEKIPSGRPGGGKPLYAGWALPDRAALSTDREHWQQSPAGKREHGGITYSFNATGPEMWIAWGPMATPEMTDQWLQTAAETHSFVETFELAKTHEGRFVRGIRIASGDIPVEGRPVVWLQARQHAWESGSSWVTRGVIDWVLGDAEDAVWLRHNALTFIVPIMDVDRTATGDGGKESTPQDHNRDWSKTPYYPEVAAVQDRIRSWSSQQRMGIFVDFHNPGPGNKAAYFYVAPDQVMTPSRTQRQNRLLDVIQSAWEAPIPLDRKTQSTGPNYHPLWRQMSATWVTEHGDDRTVAVCLESPWNTAHSTPEGYREIGASMGAGISQFLQSDRADPNLPK, from the coding sequence ATGTGCAAACTGAAATCACTCATCGCCGTCGGCATGATCACGTTGTTATCGAATTCGGTAAGTGCCGATTCGCCTAACGATGCGACTGCAACGTTCGCAATCGAAACCCGCTTTTCAGGCGGTTCCGCCACCGTGATCAAACTCGATTCGAGCTCCGCGTCGGTGAGGATCATGCCCGCGGGGGATCCGGTTCGTGGTTGGCCGGCATGGTGGTGCTTTCGGGCGATCGGACTTCGTGAAGGTCAGCCATTGAAGGTCACCGTGGTGGGCTCGACCGAGAAAATACCGAGTGGACGTCCCGGAGGAGGAAAACCCCTTTATGCAGGTTGGGCATTGCCCGATCGCGCCGCATTATCGACTGATCGAGAGCATTGGCAGCAGTCCCCAGCCGGAAAGCGTGAGCACGGTGGGATCACTTATTCGTTCAATGCAACCGGCCCGGAAATGTGGATCGCTTGGGGCCCCATGGCGACGCCGGAGATGACCGATCAATGGCTGCAAACGGCTGCGGAAACGCATTCGTTTGTAGAAACGTTTGAGTTGGCCAAGACACACGAAGGGCGGTTCGTGCGAGGCATTCGAATTGCCTCAGGAGACATTCCCGTCGAGGGCCGGCCCGTCGTCTGGTTGCAAGCGCGGCAGCACGCCTGGGAGAGCGGGTCGAGTTGGGTGACACGCGGAGTCATCGATTGGGTGCTTGGCGATGCTGAGGATGCCGTCTGGCTACGTCACAACGCGCTCACCTTCATCGTCCCCATCATGGACGTGGATCGCACGGCGACCGGTGATGGGGGCAAAGAGTCGACGCCGCAGGATCACAATCGCGATTGGTCCAAGACACCCTATTATCCTGAGGTCGCTGCGGTTCAAGATCGAATCCGATCATGGAGCTCTCAACAGCGAATGGGGATCTTTGTTGATTTCCATAACCCCGGCCCGGGAAATAAAGCGGCCTACTTTTACGTGGCCCCAGATCAGGTCATGACCCCCTCTCGCACGCAACGGCAGAACCGATTGCTCGACGTGATCCAATCCGCTTGGGAAGCTCCGATTCCATTGGACCGAAAAACCCAAAGCACCGGGCCAAACTATCATCCCTTGTGGCGACAAATGTCGGCCACGTGGGTGACCGAGCATGGTGATGATCGCACGGTGGCGGTGTGTCTCGAATCGCCCTGGAATACCGCGCACAGCACGCCCGAGGGTTACCGGGAAATCGGTGCTTCGATGGGAGCGGGCATCTCGCAGTTCTTGCAATCCGACCGTGCCGACCCGAATTTGCCAAAGTAG
- a CDS encoding efflux RND transporter permease subunit, with protein sequence MYWLAEVCVKRPVFALMLVTAFVVAGIVAFPQLGVDRFPNLDLPQIFIRTTYVGAAAEEVESEVSSVLEDAVATVAGIDELRSISADGRSFVIITVQLDRDIDAAIQDVRDAVASVVNRLPPGIDPPIIQKQDLDSSPIMTLAVSGPRSPRELFVLADRYVKNVIESSRGVGQVQIAGAADRAIQVDVDARRLAAYGISILQVRDALARQNAEVPGGRMDEGLRERSLRTLGRVADSSGFSDLVVATVGETAVRLSDLGAANDATKEVRTLARLNGSPAVVLQVQRQSGQNTVAVIDGVKSLLPRCEALLPDDVHVEIIQDQSRYIVEALHEIERHLISGSILACLTVLLFMRSWRSTIIASVAIPASIIATFAFMKWFGFTLNNVTMLALVLMVGVVIDDAIVVLENVFHCIEEKGMEPSEAAVKGTKEIGLAVLATTLSLVIVFLPVSFLSSVTGRLLFEFGVTATVAILVSMLISFSLTPMMCSKLLRRIDKADGKGKPTPNSRRGLYGMIENAYLSLLALALRFRWLVLAVVVLVIASNVPLSQWVRRDYVPLNVDESEFEIRTEAKPGASLLSMRETIDRAEAILQSVDGIETVLASVGTGGYGDVNRAQIYVRLIDSRERTFSLSRWWQGLLAGDPGAAFRGNFSQRDKMGEVRKRLKALSDVRVSVRNLTSLRQGAPVDIDFAITGPDADQLLVFSEKLRKKAQTIPGIVDVYSTLQIDNPELLVSIDRERAAALGVEIREIADTLQVAVGGDDRVSRYLDRSAGDAYDVELRLIGMDRNDVPSISQLYVRTNPAAQTNANDASETLVGTANSNALTRIDNVVDFTFNKAASRIDRLNRQRMVSVRANVAAGYALADRTEAIKQAAQEIGMPMGFSGEALGGGRELDRTIADFGWTFLMSFVFMYIVLAAQYENMVYPLIILLSLPLAVPFGLLSLYWGGETLNLYSALGILVLFGVVKKAAILQVDHTNALRSQGIERHDAIMQANRDRLRPILMTTLSFVAGLLPLLIATGPGAEERRSIAVLAAGGQTLSLVLTLIAIPVLYTFFDDVAAIPRRLASRRK encoded by the coding sequence GTGTATTGGCTTGCTGAAGTTTGCGTAAAACGCCCCGTGTTTGCTTTGATGTTGGTCACGGCTTTTGTCGTGGCGGGCATCGTTGCGTTTCCGCAGCTTGGCGTCGACCGGTTTCCAAACCTGGACTTACCGCAGATCTTTATTCGGACCACGTATGTGGGGGCCGCAGCCGAAGAGGTCGAGTCGGAGGTCAGTTCGGTGTTGGAGGACGCGGTCGCGACCGTCGCCGGGATCGACGAACTTAGGTCGATTTCTGCGGATGGACGCTCCTTCGTTATCATCACCGTGCAACTGGATCGCGACATTGATGCGGCGATCCAAGACGTCCGCGATGCGGTCGCGAGCGTCGTCAATCGATTGCCACCGGGCATCGACCCACCGATCATCCAAAAACAGGACCTTGATTCGTCGCCGATCATGACGCTCGCGGTCTCGGGGCCACGGTCTCCGCGAGAGCTGTTTGTGTTGGCCGATCGCTATGTCAAAAATGTGATCGAATCTTCACGTGGGGTGGGGCAGGTCCAGATCGCCGGGGCAGCGGACCGAGCGATTCAAGTCGACGTGGACGCGCGACGGTTGGCCGCCTATGGGATTTCCATTCTGCAGGTTCGTGACGCCTTAGCGCGGCAAAATGCGGAGGTGCCCGGCGGGCGGATGGACGAGGGACTGCGAGAGCGTTCGCTACGCACCCTCGGCCGTGTTGCGGACTCGAGTGGTTTTTCCGATCTGGTGGTTGCCACCGTGGGCGAGACCGCGGTTCGGCTCAGCGATCTTGGGGCCGCGAACGATGCGACCAAAGAGGTCCGGACACTCGCGCGGCTCAACGGCAGCCCCGCGGTGGTGTTGCAGGTTCAACGCCAAAGTGGGCAAAACACCGTTGCGGTGATTGACGGCGTGAAGTCATTGCTTCCCCGATGTGAAGCCTTGCTTCCCGACGACGTGCATGTCGAGATTATCCAAGATCAATCGCGGTACATCGTCGAGGCATTGCATGAAATCGAGCGACATTTGATCTCAGGCAGCATCCTGGCCTGTTTGACCGTGCTGTTATTCATGCGTTCGTGGCGTTCGACGATCATTGCCTCGGTCGCGATCCCCGCGTCGATCATTGCCACGTTTGCATTCATGAAATGGTTCGGGTTCACGCTCAATAACGTCACCATGTTGGCGCTGGTCTTGATGGTGGGCGTTGTCATCGATGATGCGATCGTGGTGCTCGAAAATGTCTTTCACTGTATCGAAGAAAAGGGGATGGAGCCGTCCGAGGCGGCTGTCAAAGGAACCAAAGAGATTGGCTTGGCTGTGCTCGCGACGACGTTGTCACTCGTCATCGTCTTCTTGCCGGTCTCGTTTCTATCGAGTGTGACCGGGCGGTTGTTATTCGAGTTCGGGGTGACGGCAACGGTCGCAATTTTGGTTTCGATGTTGATCAGTTTTTCACTCACTCCGATGATGTGTAGCAAATTGCTCCGCCGGATCGACAAGGCCGATGGCAAAGGAAAGCCGACGCCGAATTCGCGTCGCGGGCTGTACGGAATGATCGAGAACGCCTATTTATCGTTGCTCGCCTTGGCGCTGCGGTTTCGTTGGCTCGTGTTGGCGGTGGTCGTGTTGGTGATCGCGTCGAATGTTCCGCTTAGCCAATGGGTTCGCCGTGATTATGTGCCGCTCAACGTCGACGAGTCGGAGTTTGAGATTCGCACCGAAGCCAAACCCGGGGCGAGCTTGTTGTCGATGCGAGAGACGATCGATCGCGCCGAAGCAATCCTACAGAGTGTCGATGGAATCGAAACCGTCTTGGCCTCGGTGGGAACGGGTGGCTATGGCGACGTCAATCGAGCCCAGATCTACGTACGCTTGATCGATAGTCGTGAGCGGACATTTTCGCTTTCACGATGGTGGCAGGGGCTGCTTGCCGGTGATCCTGGGGCAGCCTTTCGCGGCAATTTTAGCCAACGAGACAAGATGGGGGAGGTCCGCAAACGATTGAAGGCATTGAGCGATGTTCGAGTTTCCGTTCGAAATCTGACGTCACTACGCCAAGGGGCCCCGGTCGACATTGACTTTGCCATCACCGGTCCCGACGCCGATCAATTGTTAGTCTTCAGTGAGAAGTTGCGCAAGAAGGCACAGACGATCCCGGGGATTGTCGATGTTTATTCGACATTGCAAATCGACAATCCGGAGTTGTTGGTCTCGATTGATCGCGAACGCGCCGCGGCGCTGGGCGTTGAGATTCGTGAGATCGCTGACACGTTACAGGTTGCCGTGGGAGGAGACGACCGAGTGTCACGTTACCTGGATCGCTCGGCGGGCGACGCTTACGACGTTGAATTGCGTTTGATCGGCATGGACCGCAACGATGTGCCTTCGATCTCGCAATTGTACGTACGAACCAATCCGGCGGCCCAAACAAATGCGAACGACGCCTCTGAAACGTTGGTGGGGACGGCCAATTCAAATGCGTTGACACGAATCGACAACGTGGTTGATTTTACCTTCAACAAGGCGGCGTCACGAATCGATCGACTGAATCGCCAACGGATGGTTTCGGTCCGTGCCAACGTGGCGGCGGGTTACGCGTTAGCAGATCGTACCGAAGCGATCAAGCAAGCCGCTCAGGAGATCGGGATGCCGATGGGGTTCAGTGGCGAGGCTCTCGGCGGTGGTCGTGAACTGGACCGAACGATCGCCGATTTCGGCTGGACCTTTTTGATGTCCTTCGTGTTCATGTACATCGTATTAGCTGCACAATACGAGAACATGGTCTACCCGCTTATCATTCTGTTGTCGTTGCCGTTAGCGGTCCCCTTCGGTTTGCTAAGTTTGTATTGGGGCGGCGAAACGTTAAACCTGTATTCGGCGCTGGGCATTTTGGTATTGTTTGGGGTGGTGAAGAAGGCGGCGATTTTGCAAGTGGACCATACCAATGCCTTGCGTTCACAAGGGATCGAGCGACACGACGCAATCATGCAAGCGAACCGTGACCGGTTGCGTCCGATCTTGATGACGACCTTGTCCTTTGTTGCCGGTTTGTTGCCATTGCTGATCGCGACGGGGCCTGGCGCGGAGGAGCGCCGCTCCATCGCCGTTCTGGCTGCGGGAGGACAAACGTTGTCGTTGGTGCTCACGCTGATTGCCATCCCTGTCTTGTATACCTTCTTTGACGATGTTGCGGCGATTCCACGTCGACTCGCATCGCGACGCAAATAG